The following proteins are co-located in the Candidatus Methylacidiphilales bacterium genome:
- a CDS encoding AraC family transcriptional regulator, whose amino-acid sequence RRGFFLPYGKKLSYFAVVLQDLKLDPIYDGFLFLAESVHNPPSLKSHHHVELELNLVVRGTITYITGGGRFTFGPRTLLWMFPAQEHQLVDRSNDARNYVAVFKPGLIARSCHTEPYKGLTRKKAEKGRVLHTILDPESYDLLRRMMDRMMEGSLDSDILNREAGFGVESDFRYRHGDPDGLNAGLRHLLLFSWRLQQQGGLHHPAVSLHPAISKAIEILGNEDWSGTLGGLSRECGLSESHFSRIFAAQVGVPVNRYRNSLRLSRFWSHYRKPEQRTMTEAMYRAGFGSYAQFYKVFADAYGRGPRACLGRKEEPAGK is encoded by the coding sequence GCGCCGGGGTTTCTTCTTGCCCTATGGGAAAAAGTTATCATATTTTGCTGTCGTGCTGCAGGATCTGAAGCTTGATCCCATTTACGACGGATTTCTTTTTCTGGCCGAATCCGTGCACAACCCGCCTTCGTTGAAAAGCCATCATCATGTGGAACTGGAGCTCAATCTGGTTGTGCGCGGGACCATCACCTACATCACGGGCGGTGGGAGGTTCACATTCGGCCCGCGTACGCTCCTGTGGATGTTTCCGGCGCAGGAACATCAGCTCGTGGACCGGAGCAATGACGCCCGGAATTATGTGGCGGTGTTCAAGCCGGGACTGATTGCGAGGTCTTGTCACACGGAACCCTACAAGGGCCTCACGCGAAAAAAGGCGGAGAAGGGGCGGGTCCTGCACACCATTCTGGATCCCGAAAGTTATGATTTGTTGCGTAGGATGATGGATCGGATGATGGAGGGATCGCTCGACTCCGATATCCTCAACCGCGAGGCCGGTTTTGGCGTGGAATCTGATTTTCGTTACCGGCATGGCGACCCGGACGGCCTCAATGCGGGCTTGCGCCATTTGTTGCTGTTTTCATGGCGTCTTCAACAGCAGGGGGGGCTTCATCATCCGGCGGTTTCGCTGCATCCGGCCATATCGAAAGCGATTGAGATTTTGGGCAACGAAGATTGGTCCGGAACGCTTGGAGGCCTTTCCCGCGAATGCGGATTGAGTGAGTCGCATTTCAGCCGGATATTCGCCGCCCAAGTCGGCGTGCCAGTGAATCGTTATAGAAATTCCCTGCGGCTTTCACGCTTTTGGTCGCATTATCGCAAGCCCGAGCAAAGGACCATGACCGAAGCAATGTATAGGGCCGGCTTCGGGAGTTATGCCCAGTTCTACAAGGTTTTCGCCGACGCCTACGGGCGCGGGCCTCGTGCGTGCCTCGGGCGCAAAGAAGAACCGGCAGGAAAGTGA
- a CDS encoding FGGY-family carbohydrate kinase, which translates to MMTLGIDVGTGSARAGVFTSDGRMLAAASRAIQMWKPRPDFVEQSSDDIWSSCCAAVREAMQKAGVRTDQVSGIGFDATCSLVALDEQDRQVSVSPTGRDEQNVIVWMDHRAVGEAGKINHTGHPALKYVGGVISPEMQTPKLLWLKKNLPATWKRSARFLDLPDFLTYRATGDDTRSLCTTVCKWTYLGHKGLNGEGWDASYFKKIGLGDLAADGFKRIGIRIRPMGEPVGHGLTKQAATELGLNPGTPVGVSIIDAHAGGLGLLGASLGGKKSATANFETRLALIGGTSSCHMTVSKKPRFIHGIWGPYFSAMIPGYWLTEGGQSATGALIDHVIHSHAAAAELQVEAEKKGLTIYELLNERLELLAKAKNIRHPAELTRDLHIQPDFHGNRSPRANPALKGTVTGLALSATVDDLALQYLAAIQAVAYGTRHILEEMNKKGYGISSVFICGGGTKNPVFLREHADITGCNLILSKEPEAVLLGSAVLGAVASGRFNTLPEAMASMNSVGRIIKPSHGKVADYHERKYRVFHRMHSDFLAYRKIMADT; encoded by the coding sequence ATGATGACTCTGGGCATAGACGTCGGAACGGGCAGCGCCCGGGCCGGAGTTTTCACGTCGGACGGCAGGATGCTCGCCGCAGCGAGCCGAGCCATCCAAATGTGGAAGCCCCGTCCGGATTTTGTCGAACAATCATCCGACGATATCTGGTCATCGTGCTGCGCGGCCGTGCGCGAAGCCATGCAAAAGGCCGGTGTCCGTACAGATCAAGTGTCCGGCATCGGTTTTGACGCCACATGCTCGCTCGTCGCGCTTGATGAACAGGATCGCCAGGTTTCCGTGAGCCCAACCGGACGCGATGAACAGAATGTGATTGTCTGGATGGATCACCGGGCCGTCGGCGAAGCCGGTAAAATCAATCACACGGGTCATCCGGCGCTCAAATATGTGGGCGGCGTCATTTCCCCCGAAATGCAGACCCCGAAACTGCTCTGGTTGAAGAAAAATCTGCCGGCAACATGGAAGCGCTCGGCCCGGTTCCTGGATCTGCCGGATTTTTTGACCTATCGTGCCACTGGCGATGATACCCGTTCCCTTTGCACCACTGTCTGCAAGTGGACTTATCTGGGCCACAAAGGTTTGAACGGAGAAGGATGGGACGCGTCTTATTTCAAAAAGATCGGCTTGGGCGACCTGGCGGCGGATGGATTCAAACGAATCGGCATCCGCATCCGGCCCATGGGAGAGCCTGTCGGACATGGGCTGACGAAACAGGCTGCGACTGAATTGGGATTAAATCCCGGCACACCGGTCGGGGTCTCAATCATCGACGCCCATGCAGGCGGCCTCGGGCTGCTGGGGGCTTCACTTGGCGGTAAAAAGTCCGCAACGGCGAATTTTGAAACCCGTCTCGCCCTGATTGGAGGAACTTCCTCCTGCCACATGACCGTTTCCAAAAAACCGCGTTTTATACACGGGATTTGGGGGCCTTATTTTTCTGCCATGATTCCAGGATACTGGCTGACCGAGGGCGGGCAGTCCGCCACGGGAGCGCTGATCGACCATGTCATCCACTCTCATGCCGCTGCGGCGGAGCTTCAAGTCGAGGCCGAAAAGAAGGGCCTGACAATATACGAGCTGCTCAACGAACGGCTGGAGCTTCTGGCGAAAGCTAAAAACATCCGGCATCCTGCTGAATTGACCCGTGACTTGCATATTCAACCTGACTTTCACGGAAACCGCTCGCCGCGAGCCAACCCGGCATTAAAAGGAACCGTCACGGGACTGGCTTTGTCCGCCACGGTAGATGATCTGGCCTTGCAATATCTGGCGGCGATCCAAGCCGTCGCGTACGGCACCCGGCACATCCTTGAAGAAATGAACAAAAAGGGCTACGGCATTTCCTCGGTATTTATCTGCGGTGGCGGAACCAAAAATCCTGTTTTCCTCCGCGAACATGCCGACATCACCGGGTGCAATCTGATTCTTTCAAAGGAACCGGAAGCGGTGCTGCTCGGCTCGGCTGTACTCGGCGCGGTGGCTTCCGGCCGTTTTAACACGTTGCCCGAAGCAATGGCCTCCATGAATTCCGTGGGCCGAATCATCAAACCGTCACACGGCAAAGTCGCGGATTACCACGAGCGGAAATACCGGGTCTTCCATCGTATGCACTCCGATTTTCTCGCCTATCGAAAAATAATGGCCGACACTTAA
- the xylA gene encoding xylose isomerase, translating into MDYFKKTKAIQYEGPSSQNALSFKHYNPDEVIDGKTLKHHLRFSIAYWHSFRGVGADPFGPGCIRRPWENGKDPLSVAKARMEAAFEFFGKIQAPFYCFHDRDIAPEGRSLRESNRNLDKIVAHAKQLQKATGIKPLWGTANLFSNPRYMCGAATNPDAHVFAYAAAQVKMALEVTKELGGENYVFWGGREGYETLLNTNLKREQDHLAAFLHMAVDYAARIGFKGQFLIEPKPKEPTKHQYDFDVAGGIAFLRTYGLAKHFKFNIETNHATLAGHTFQHEIEVAAAAGMLGSIDANSGDLLLGWDTDQFNTDVKELTLAMMSIQRAGGLGSGGFNFDAKLRRPSIDLEDLFHAHIGGMDAYALAFKLARQILAKGKFEQLLKERYATFDSGYGKDIEKRRVGFKELEKLVLGKLGEPVPKSGRQEYFENLLNTHLHGS; encoded by the coding sequence ATGGATTACTTCAAAAAAACAAAAGCGATCCAATATGAAGGCCCTTCAAGCCAAAACGCGCTAAGTTTCAAACACTACAATCCCGACGAGGTGATCGACGGGAAGACCTTGAAACACCATTTGCGATTCTCCATCGCCTATTGGCATTCGTTTCGCGGAGTTGGAGCCGACCCGTTTGGTCCGGGCTGCATCCGGCGTCCCTGGGAAAATGGGAAAGATCCCCTGTCCGTTGCCAAAGCCCGGATGGAGGCGGCGTTTGAATTTTTCGGGAAAATCCAGGCGCCATTTTATTGTTTTCACGACCGGGACATCGCGCCCGAAGGCCGCAGCCTGCGGGAATCCAACAGGAATCTGGACAAAATTGTAGCGCATGCAAAGCAGTTGCAAAAAGCCACGGGGATCAAACCGCTCTGGGGCACTGCGAACCTGTTTTCCAACCCGCGCTACATGTGCGGGGCCGCCACCAATCCGGACGCACATGTCTTTGCCTATGCCGCCGCACAGGTTAAAATGGCCCTGGAAGTCACCAAGGAGTTGGGTGGAGAAAATTATGTGTTCTGGGGCGGTCGCGAAGGATATGAGACATTGCTCAACACCAACCTCAAACGCGAACAGGATCATCTCGCCGCGTTTCTGCACATGGCGGTCGATTACGCGGCGCGAATCGGGTTCAAGGGACAGTTCCTGATCGAACCCAAACCGAAGGAGCCCACCAAGCACCAGTATGATTTTGATGTGGCCGGCGGCATTGCGTTCCTCAGGACATACGGCCTGGCAAAACATTTCAAGTTCAACATCGAAACCAATCACGCCACGCTGGCAGGCCATACGTTCCAGCACGAAATCGAAGTTGCGGCGGCGGCGGGAATGCTGGGTTCGATTGACGCCAATTCCGGCGATTTATTGTTAGGCTGGGACACGGACCAATTCAACACCGACGTAAAGGAACTGACCCTGGCGATGATGTCAATCCAACGGGCGGGCGGACTCGGATCGGGTGGATTCAACTTCGACGCCAAACTACGGCGGCCATCGATTGATCTGGAGGACTTGTTCCATGCGCACATCGGCGGGATGGATGCGTATGCGCTTGCGTTCAAGCTCGCACGTCAAATCCTGGCGAAAGGAAAATTTGAGCAACTGCTCAAGGAGCGCTATGCCACCTTTGATTCCGGATACGGCAAGGACATAGAAAAACGCCGGGTCGGATTCAAGGAACTGGAAAAATTGGTTCTCGGCAAACTGGGCGAACCGGTTCCAAAAAGCGGACGGCAGGAATACTTCGAAAACCTGCTCAACACCCACCTGCACGGTTCATAG
- a CDS encoding Gfo/Idh/MocA family oxidoreductase: MSRKIRYGMVGGGQGAFIGAVHRIAASIDGQIELVCGAFSSDPAKSKASGTDLFLPSDRSYGSFEEMILKEKKLPAELRMDFVAIVTPNHMHFPPAKMALENGFHVLSDKPATFNLDEAKQLEALVRKTGLLYGLTHNYTGYPMVKEARDIIRAGQLGKIRKIVVEYPQGWLATRVEASGQKQAAWRTDPAKAGVGGCVGDIGTHAENLAEYITVLKIKELAADITSFVEGRLLDDDANVLLRFDNGAKGVLHCSQISIGEENNLNIRVYGEKGGIEWHQKEPNTMLVKWADRPAQVYRTANGYLGANATAATRTPPAHPEGYLEAFANIYKNFAGSIRARLEKRKPTEVENDFPKIEDGIRGMAFIEAVVASSKANSAWTRLAK; the protein is encoded by the coding sequence ATGAGCAGAAAAATCCGTTACGGCATGGTGGGCGGCGGCCAGGGCGCATTCATCGGCGCAGTGCATCGCATTGCGGCGTCGATCGACGGACAGATCGAACTGGTCTGCGGCGCATTTTCCTCCGACCCGGCCAAGTCAAAAGCAAGCGGCACAGACTTGTTTCTTCCGTCGGACCGTTCCTACGGCAGCTTTGAGGAAATGATCTTAAAGGAGAAAAAACTGCCCGCGGAGCTGCGGATGGACTTCGTTGCCATCGTGACACCCAACCACATGCATTTCCCGCCCGCAAAGATGGCGCTGGAAAACGGGTTCCATGTGCTGTCCGACAAGCCCGCCACTTTCAATCTCGATGAAGCAAAACAGCTCGAAGCCTTGGTCAGGAAAACCGGCCTTCTTTACGGCCTGACGCACAACTACACCGGTTATCCGATGGTGAAGGAGGCCCGCGACATCATTCGCGCGGGTCAACTCGGCAAAATCCGCAAGATCGTCGTTGAGTATCCCCAGGGCTGGCTGGCGACGCGCGTTGAAGCAAGCGGCCAAAAGCAGGCTGCCTGGCGCACCGATCCCGCCAAAGCCGGGGTGGGCGGCTGTGTGGGCGACATCGGGACCCACGCGGAAAACCTTGCCGAATACATCACCGTCCTGAAAATCAAGGAACTCGCCGCCGACATCACCTCCTTTGTCGAAGGCCGCCTACTCGATGACGACGCGAATGTGCTGTTGCGTTTCGACAACGGCGCAAAGGGCGTCCTGCATTGCTCGCAAATCAGCATCGGCGAGGAAAACAATCTCAACATCCGGGTTTATGGTGAAAAAGGCGGCATCGAATGGCACCAAAAGGAACCCAACACGATGCTCGTGAAATGGGCCGACCGTCCCGCGCAGGTCTATCGCACCGCAAACGGTTACCTTGGCGCGAACGCCACTGCCGCGACGCGCACTCCACCCGCTCATCCCGAGGGATACCTTGAAGCGTTTGCAAATATTTATAAAAATTTTGCCGGCTCCATCCGCGCGCGGCTAGAAAAGCGCAAACCGACGGAAGTCGAAAACGATTTTCCGAAAATCGAAGACGGTATCCGCGGCATGGCCTTCATCGAAGCGGTGGTCGCTTCAAGCAAGGCGAACAGCGCATGGACCCGGTTGGCAAAATAA
- a CDS encoding L-rhamnose isomerase, with protein MPNNCYSSARETYVRLDVDTEAVLHKLADIPISLHCWQGDDVGGFENTGAELGGGLAVTGNYPGKARSIDELRQDLTKAFSLIPCKHRLNLHACYADLGGKKVPRNEYTTAQFQSWIDWCGASGIGMDFNPTFFSHPLAADGFTLSHADAGVRRFWIEHGIACRKIGAAIGKQLGTPCVTNVWIPDGFKDTPVDRKAPRERLEKSLDAMFAEKIDPRHNLDALESKLFGIGSESCVIGSHEFYLGYAVKNKKLICLDAGHFHPTENLADKISSVLQFVPEILLHVSRGVRWDSDHVVVLDDPLKAMMEELARGDFLGRTHIGLDFFDASINRIAAWVIGSRSTAKALLLALLEPHKKLREAEAAGNFTQRLALLEEIKTLPAGAVWDEYCRRQNVPVGMDWFDEVQSYERKIQAARA; from the coding sequence ATGCCAAATAATTGTTATTCTTCGGCGCGCGAAACCTACGTGCGATTGGATGTGGATACCGAGGCCGTGTTGCACAAGCTTGCGGACATCCCGATTTCGCTCCATTGCTGGCAGGGAGACGATGTCGGCGGTTTTGAAAATACGGGCGCGGAACTGGGCGGCGGACTGGCCGTAACCGGAAATTATCCTGGCAAAGCGCGTTCCATCGATGAGTTAAGGCAGGATTTGACGAAGGCATTTTCGCTGATCCCGTGCAAACACCGGCTGAACCTGCACGCATGTTACGCCGACCTTGGCGGGAAGAAGGTTCCGCGCAATGAATACACCACGGCGCAGTTCCAGAGCTGGATTGATTGGTGTGGGGCATCCGGCATCGGAATGGATTTCAATCCGACCTTCTTTTCGCATCCGCTGGCAGCCGACGGTTTTACCCTGTCGCATGCGGATGCCGGTGTGCGGCGGTTTTGGATCGAGCACGGAATCGCCTGCCGCAAAATCGGCGCGGCCATCGGCAAACAGCTTGGCACTCCATGCGTGACAAATGTGTGGATCCCGGACGGGTTTAAGGACACGCCCGTGGACCGCAAAGCGCCGCGCGAACGGCTTGAGAAATCCCTCGATGCGATGTTTGCCGAAAAGATCGATCCCCGACACAATCTAGATGCGCTCGAAAGCAAGCTCTTCGGCATTGGCAGCGAAAGCTGCGTCATCGGTTCACATGAGTTTTATCTTGGGTACGCCGTCAAAAACAAAAAGCTCATTTGCCTGGATGCCGGCCATTTCCATCCCACGGAAAATCTCGCCGACAAAATTTCCTCCGTGCTGCAGTTTGTGCCGGAGATTTTGCTGCATGTCAGCCGCGGCGTCCGTTGGGACAGCGACCACGTGGTGGTCCTTGACGACCCGCTGAAGGCGATGATGGAGGAATTGGCGCGCGGCGATTTTCTCGGGCGCACCCATATCGGGCTGGATTTTTTTGATGCAAGCATCAACCGCATTGCCGCGTGGGTAATCGGCTCGCGAAGCACCGCCAAGGCGCTGTTGCTGGCGTTGCTCGAACCCCATAAGAAACTGCGGGAGGCTGAAGCCGCCGGAAACTTTACCCAGCGGCTTGCATTATTGGAGGAAATCAAAACCCTGCCTGCGGGCGCGGTCTGGGATGAATATTGCCGCCGCCAGAATGTCCCCGTGGGGATGGACTGGTTTGATGAAGTGCAATCCTACGAACGCAAGATTCAGGCCGCGCGCGCCTGA
- a CDS encoding carbohydrate kinase: MNRSAPLVAGIGEVLWDKFPDADRLGGAPANFVFHAAQLGAQARIVSRIGCDPGGSELRRQLEGRGVSTEYLQTDPVQPTGTVFVRLRDGQPNYTITAPVAWDFLEPTGDLKQLASGLDAICFGTLAQRNAVSQETIRWAVTSCPKNALRLFDVNLRQSFYTNEIIEFGLWHATVLKLNADELACVGRLYGWEAHPENIISRLFQHFPLEWIALTRGAEGCELHTREQTIRSAAVPVKCVDAVGAGDAFSAMLAVGLLRKLPLQEIADRCNQIGAYVASQAGAMPELPAELIAF; this comes from the coding sequence ATGAATCGTTCCGCTCCCTTGGTGGCCGGAATTGGCGAAGTGCTCTGGGACAAATTTCCGGATGCGGACCGGCTGGGGGGCGCGCCGGCAAACTTTGTTTTCCACGCGGCGCAACTTGGCGCGCAGGCGCGGATTGTATCGCGCATTGGCTGTGATCCAGGCGGCAGCGAGTTGCGCAGGCAGCTTGAGGGCAGGGGTGTTTCCACGGAATATCTTCAGACCGATCCGGTCCAGCCGACAGGCACTGTGTTTGTTAGGCTTCGGGATGGCCAGCCAAACTACACGATCACGGCCCCGGTTGCGTGGGACTTTCTGGAACCGACAGGGGATTTAAAACAACTGGCCTCCGGGCTGGACGCCATTTGCTTTGGCACTCTGGCACAGCGCAATGCCGTCTCGCAGGAAACCATCAGATGGGCCGTTACATCCTGCCCGAAAAACGCCCTGCGGCTGTTCGATGTAAACCTGCGGCAATCCTTTTACACAAACGAAATCATCGAATTTGGATTGTGGCACGCCACAGTGCTCAAGTTGAACGCTGACGAACTGGCTTGCGTGGGGCGTCTCTACGGCTGGGAAGCACACCCGGAAAATATTATAAGCCGGCTGTTTCAGCATTTTCCCTTGGAATGGATTGCGCTGACTCGAGGAGCGGAAGGCTGTGAACTGCACACCCGCGAACAGACGATCCGCTCCGCCGCTGTTCCAGTTAAATGTGTGGATGCCGTTGGCGCAGGCGATGCTTTTTCCGCCATGCTTGCCGTGGGTTTGCTCAGGAAGCTGCCCTTGCAGGAAATCGCAGACCGATGCAATCAAATCGGCGCCTACGTTGCCAGTCAGGCCGGGGCCATGCCGGAATTGCCTGCGGAACTCATTGCATTTTGA
- the rbsK gene encoding ribokinase, with amino-acid sequence MKSPRITVIGSSNTDLVITAARLPQPGETLLGGEFCRFHGGKGANQAVAAARAGGRVSFIGAHGEDDFGRAAKAALRAEGIDVSAFRAKSGKSSGIALIVLGGRERQNQIVVARSANDAISPTDVDLARNKITRAGIVVAQLEIPLESVTRAAAIAAKAGVPFLLNPAPARRLPSTLLRLVHTLVPNEHEAGLLTGESSPEKAAQALLRRGCRQIVVTLGARGALCVTAKGSKLVRAPRVKPVDTVGAGDCFTGWLAVGLAEGLSLEEAVRRSVSASALKVTRHGAQSGLPYRSEVKMQ; translated from the coding sequence ATGAAATCACCCCGCATCACCGTCATTGGCAGTTCCAACACCGACCTCGTCATTACCGCGGCCCGTCTGCCGCAGCCGGGCGAAACCTTGTTAGGTGGAGAGTTTTGCCGGTTTCATGGCGGCAAGGGCGCCAACCAGGCCGTCGCGGCGGCACGGGCGGGCGGGCGCGTGAGCTTTATCGGGGCGCATGGCGAGGACGATTTCGGGCGCGCCGCCAAAGCCGCCCTGCGCGCGGAGGGCATTGACGTGTCGGCGTTTCGGGCCAAATCCGGCAAATCCAGCGGCATCGCGCTGATCGTGCTCGGCGGACGCGAACGCCAAAACCAAATCGTGGTTGCAAGATCGGCCAACGATGCAATATCGCCCACCGACGTGGACCTCGCTCGTAACAAGATCACACGTGCCGGCATCGTCGTTGCACAACTCGAAATCCCGCTGGAAAGCGTGACGCGCGCAGCCGCCATTGCTGCCAAGGCCGGTGTGCCGTTCCTGTTGAATCCCGCGCCCGCCCGGCGACTCCCATCCACGCTACTCCGGCTCGTCCACACACTGGTTCCGAATGAGCACGAAGCCGGGCTACTTACCGGCGAGTCTTCACCGGAAAAGGCGGCGCAGGCACTGCTCCGGCGCGGTTGCCGCCAGATTGTCGTGACACTCGGCGCCCGCGGCGCCTTGTGCGTGACGGCCAAAGGCTCGAAGTTGGTCCGCGCGCCGCGCGTCAAACCCGTGGACACCGTGGGGGCAGGCGACTGCTTCACCGGCTGGCTCGCAGTCGGGCTGGCTGAAGGGCTCTCCCTTGAGGAAGCGGTCCGCCGGTCGGTAAGCGCCTCCGCCTTGAAAGTCACGCGCCATGGCGCTCAAAGCGGCCTGCCGTATCGTTCAGAAGTCAAAATGCAATGA
- a CDS encoding ADP-ribosylglycohydrolase family protein — protein sequence MKPIFPHIPFLGGWDSAKILLEEECKQSLEEGRDPAAVENIKAQITAPAESEHEQLAALWYALQDIPRRPDFSFIEPSDLETIRGERADGPRQLPIAYGNDVLSDRMLGTWLGRCTGCALGKPVECFMAPDNGLSSKERTKTYLTAIGPDEYPIRNYIPGSSPASGQTGKVCFEFSTREKIAFMETDDDIRYTVLAQKVMLAHGAAFTTGNVMEAWMEYLGYQQVCTAETQAYRNIAIRYRPPFKDDVDWNWVATHHNPYREWIGAQIRADSWGYAAPGNPELAAEFAWPDARMSHVKNGIYGEMFCAAMIAAGFATTDPLQVIEAGLAEIPHRSRLYQEMRETIGICREHGFRAAEFEAVLDKIYSRFGHYHPVHTNNNAALVVAALLLGQDDFEKTVGIAVMGGWDTDCNGATAGSIWGAMFGAARIPKKWTAPLNDTLYSLIPGYHPIAISECARLSVEIAQKVRGST from the coding sequence ATGAAACCAATTTTCCCCCATATTCCGTTCCTCGGAGGCTGGGACTCTGCGAAAATCCTGCTTGAAGAAGAATGCAAACAGTCCCTGGAAGAAGGCCGCGACCCGGCTGCTGTCGAAAATATCAAAGCGCAAATCACCGCGCCGGCCGAATCGGAGCACGAGCAACTCGCAGCTCTCTGGTATGCCTTGCAGGATATACCCAGACGACCGGATTTTTCCTTCATCGAACCCAGTGACCTCGAAACCATCCGTGGCGAACGGGCGGACGGCCCGCGCCAGCTGCCCATCGCCTATGGGAATGACGTGTTGTCAGACCGGATGCTGGGCACCTGGCTGGGCCGCTGCACGGGTTGCGCGCTTGGAAAGCCGGTTGAATGTTTCATGGCCCCTGACAATGGGCTTTCGAGCAAGGAACGCACCAAGACTTATCTGACCGCCATTGGGCCCGACGAATATCCGATTCGAAATTATATTCCCGGCTCGTCTCCCGCCTCCGGGCAAACAGGCAAAGTGTGTTTCGAATTTTCCACCCGGGAAAAGATCGCCTTCATGGAAACCGATGACGATATCCGCTACACCGTTCTTGCTCAAAAGGTGATGCTTGCGCACGGAGCGGCATTCACCACAGGCAACGTGATGGAGGCGTGGATGGAATATCTGGGTTACCAGCAGGTCTGCACGGCGGAAACACAAGCGTACCGGAACATCGCCATACGCTACAGACCGCCGTTCAAGGACGATGTGGACTGGAACTGGGTGGCCACGCATCACAATCCCTACCGCGAATGGATCGGCGCGCAGATCCGCGCGGATTCGTGGGGCTATGCCGCGCCGGGGAATCCCGAACTGGCGGCGGAATTCGCCTGGCCCGACGCCCGCATGAGCCATGTGAAAAACGGCATTTACGGCGAAATGTTTTGCGCCGCCATGATCGCCGCCGGGTTCGCAACGACGGATCCGCTGCAGGTAATCGAAGCCGGACTTGCCGAAATCCCGCACCGCTCGCGCCTTTATCAGGAAATGCGGGAGACCATCGGCATCTGCCGGGAACATGGGTTCCGGGCGGCGGAATTCGAGGCCGTGCTCGACAAAATTTACAGTCGGTTCGGTCATTACCATCCGGTGCACACCAACAACAATGCCGCGCTAGTCGTGGCGGCCTTGCTCCTGGGACAGGATGATTTTGAAAAAACCGTCGGCATCGCCGTCATGGGCGGTTGGGACACCGACTGCAACGGCGCAACCGCAGGCTCGATCTGGGGCGCGATGTTCGGCGCAGCGCGGATTCCCAAAAAATGGACCGCTCCGCTGAACGACACGCTTTATTCGCTGATTCCCGGTTATCATCCCATCGCAATCAGTGAATGCGCCAGGCTCAGCGTGGAGATTGCGCAAAAGGTGCGCGGTTCAACATGA